Proteins encoded within one genomic window of Choristoneura fumiferana chromosome 28, NRCan_CFum_1, whole genome shotgun sequence:
- the LOC141443891 gene encoding uncharacterized protein, with protein sequence MSSSGRQRDCEDNFEECYNGGGSNLHLTEGLIKKFTGQDETYSAERWAEEIDDNAEIFGWTPVQQLLMARRSLAGTALLWFRSERTFKTWAELKVAIIKEFPDKIDQKTIHEIMSTRHRKSNESCLDYLLIMKELGKRGKMADYVAIKYIVEGIKDDELNKIMLYGVTTYSDLKEKLKIYEQLKQNKLRANKENRSKREDNTNRRVLRCYSCGEMDHASAECPHTEKGLKCFKCNEFGHIAPNCKMSLKETAGTSGGNSITKTATKGGVGSIEKNWHNTSGAPKKSFYGCTNCSHCPSKMSDCCLTTDVTTKPADIMNVSSNRSFSVKKPTKEIKVFYATVQALIDSGSDLNLISEDCYHTLGTPQLYKSEIILTGFGANEVKCYGQLKFGLEIDGQWYDDVLFHVVPKDAMPYSMILGQEFLQHCVVLIKNNDVTLKPVCNVKRLTPRKEIEKETYITKIEALEEEKRILQEEIKKLKEEQQAFTSAKKSAKNELKEDHEIYELLDQKIKEINMLNREDYRKTTKKDNRKHCHRKRKESTTYNENDLVEVTRTQSQAGINRKSEYLDPYQMPKPKKKLMTIGTQNISISHST encoded by the coding sequence ATGTCATCATCGGGACGGCAACGGGATTGTGAAGACAATTTCGAGGAATGTTACAATGGCGGCGGTTCGAATTTGCATTTGACAGAAGGTCTGATAAAGAAATTTACGGGGCAAGATGAGACCTACAGCGCGGAAAGATGGGCAGAAGAAATTGACGACAACGCTGAAATATTCGGTTGGACCCCAGTGCAACAGCTTCTGATGGCGAGACGTTCTTTGGCAGGTACGGCATTACTGTGGTTCCGATCGGAACGTACCTTCAAAACATGGGCGGAATTAAAGGTCGCTATTATCAAAGAATTTCCCGACAAGATTGACCAAAAGACGATCCACGAAATCATGAGTACCAGACACCGGAAAAGCAATGAGTCATGTCTAGATTATCTTTTGATCATGAAGGAACTTGGTAAGAGAGGCAAGATGGCAGATTATGTCGCTATAAAATATATTGTGGAAGGCATAAAAGACGACGAACTTAATAAAATCATGCTGTATGGCGTTACGACGTATTCTGACCtaaaagaaaagttgaaaatttacGAACAGttgaagcaaaataaattaCGGGCGAACAAAGAAAACAGATCGAAACGTGAAGACAACACAAATCGGCGTGTTTTAAGATGTTACAGCTGTGGAGAGATGGATCATGCATCGGCGGAATGTCCGCATACGGAAAAGGGCTTAAAGTGTTTTAAGTGTAACGAGTTCGGCCATATCGCACCGAATTGCAAGATGTCATTGAAGGAGACAGCCGGAACTTCAGGCGGTAACAGCATCACAAAGACAGCGACAAAAGGCGGTGTTGGCAGTATTGAGAAAAATTGGCACAACACTAGCGGCGCGCCGAAAAAATCTTTTTACGGTTGCACTAATTGCAGTCACTGCCCTAGTAAAATGTCAGATTGTTGTTTGACAACGGATGTCACAACAAAACCGGCGGATATTATGAATGTGAGTAGCAATCGAAGTTTTTCAGTTAAAAAGCcgacaaaagaaataaaagtattctatgCGACTGTGCAGGCCTTAATAGATTCGGGAAGCGACTTAAATTTGATATCCGAAGACTGTTATCACACGTTAGGCACGCCCCAATTGTACAAAAGTGAAATAATTCTGACGGGGTTTGGTGCCAACGAAGTGAAATGTTATGGGCAACTAAAATTTGGATTGGAGATCGACGGACAATGGTACGATGATGTTCTATTTCATGTTGTTCCGAAAGATGCTATGCCTTACTCTATGATTCTGGGTCAGGAATTTTTACAACACTGTGTCGTGTTGATTAAAAACAATGATGTAACGCTAAAGCCAGTCTGCAACGTCAAACGATTGACCCCAAGAAAGGAGATTGAGAAGGAGACCTACATAACCAAAATTGAGGCATTGGAAGAAGAAAAGAGAATTTTACAGGAAGAGATTAAGAAATTAAAAGAGGAACAACAAGCGTTTACTTCAGCTAAGAAAAGTGCAAAGAATGAATTAAAAGAAGATCATGAAATTTACGAGTTATTAGACCagaaaattaaagaaattaaCATGTTGAACCGAGAAGATTACAGAAAGACTACCAAGAAAGATAACAGAAAGCATTGCCatagaaaaagaaaagagaGCACTACATACAACGAGAATGACTTGGTGGAGGTCACACGTACTCAGTCTCAAGCAGGCATAAATCGTAAGTCCGAATACTTAGATCCATACCAGATGCCAAAACCAAAAAAGAAGTTGATGACTATAGGTACTCAGAACATCTCAATTTCACATAGTACATGA